From bacterium, one genomic window encodes:
- a CDS encoding PEP-CTERM sorting domain-containing protein, with protein sequence MKKFLIFIALVLLVASSSSYAAMSNFVTYTAEGAGISIDALGIGDYTTGTLQAEIPVGAEIYRAYLYSASVWSSGLSNVEFQGGTLISNASSRLDTGAKNANSASENRWDVTSQVTSLVGGGSGTFNFNVKELGYLDGEILAVVYKVAGNPVNTAFIFDGELSTSGDSFNVNLTTPYSTTDTAIMSLGISYGYQGYGDQYTQVDINGTRLTTSAGGNEDGGEVAQNGYLITAGGVGDSIANPANPYATPPYHGHYDDELYNIGTLLSNGTNVITLSTLNPSADDNVFFMGLTVRGEAVVPQIPEPGTMMLLGSLLMGMVGLKKVRN encoded by the coding sequence ATGAAAAAGTTTTTAATTTTTATAGCGTTAGTTTTGTTGGTTGCTTCAAGCAGTTCATATGCGGCGATGTCAAACTTTGTAACATACACCGCGGAAGGAGCTGGAATTAGTATTGATGCCCTTGGGATAGGTGATTATACGACAGGGACTTTACAGGCGGAAATACCTGTTGGCGCTGAGATTTACCGCGCCTATCTTTATTCCGCAAGCGTATGGTCAAGCGGACTTTCAAATGTTGAATTTCAAGGCGGCACTTTAATCTCAAATGCCTCCAGCAGGCTTGACACGGGAGCCAAAAATGCAAATTCCGCCAGTGAAAACAGGTGGGATGTTACTTCACAAGTCACATCATTAGTCGGAGGTGGAAGCGGTACTTTTAATTTCAATGTTAAAGAACTGGGTTATCTTGACGGAGAAATTTTAGCGGTTGTGTATAAAGTAGCCGGCAACCCTGTTAATACGGCATTTATTTTCGATGGTGAATTGTCAACAAGCGGAGACAGTTTTAATGTTAACCTGACTACTCCATATTCAACAACTGACACTGCTATTATGTCGCTTGGTATTTCCTATGGTTATCAGGGATATGGAGATCAATATACACAAGTTGATATTAATGGGACCCGTTTAACAACCAGCGCCGGAGGAAACGAAGATGGCGGTGAGGTTGCACAAAATGGGTATTTAATTACAGCTGGTGGTGTTGGGGACAGCATTGCTAATCCTGCCAATCCTTACGCTACTCCGCCTTATCATGGGCATTATGACGATGAATTATACAACATTGGGACTTTATTATCAAATGGGACTAATGTAATTACACTAAGCACGCTTAATCCGTCAGCCGATGATAATGTGTTTTTTATGGGGCTTACGGTTAGGGGAGAAGCTGTAGTTCCACAGATTCCGGAACCAGGTACGATGATGCTTCTGGGCTCATTGTTAATGGGTATGGTCGGGTTGAAAAAAGTAAGAAATTAA